In the genome of Halobacterium noricense, one region contains:
- a CDS encoding SGNH/GDSL hydrolase family protein — protein MEGANYPSVSLHNVTETVPAEWADGGHRLCRVPTAVGDGLNDMARDRVRHPTGSEVRFVPHADDAEVEVTLSASEPTEIHTFWGEFQPWKPTDVGTEPETLTFSVPERLRELASDDETGRFDPRVCRIRFDRHQAIAVHDVTGDCRPPTSDELPDQRYLAYGTSITEGAAASVPHTDYVTHVARNCGFDALNLGCSGSAYCETAMAEHIAARDDWDVATLTISVNMAASGGFSPGEFHERADTFVDTIAAAHPEKPITCVTLFPYFDDVTESGDAEHATAYRETLRSIVEESPHDNLSLVEGPELLPLSGLAADLLHPGDHGMKRIGDALSQRLEY, from the coding sequence ATGGAGGGAGCGAACTATCCGTCCGTCTCACTGCACAACGTCACGGAGACGGTCCCCGCGGAGTGGGCCGACGGCGGCCACCGCCTCTGCCGCGTTCCCACGGCGGTGGGCGACGGCTTGAACGACATGGCCCGCGACCGCGTTCGCCACCCGACCGGCAGCGAGGTCAGGTTCGTCCCACACGCCGACGACGCCGAAGTCGAGGTGACGCTGTCCGCGTCCGAACCGACCGAGATTCACACGTTCTGGGGGGAGTTTCAGCCGTGGAAGCCGACCGACGTCGGCACCGAGCCCGAGACGCTGACGTTCAGCGTGCCCGAGCGACTCCGGGAACTCGCGTCCGACGACGAGACGGGTCGGTTCGACCCGCGCGTCTGCCGCATCCGATTCGACCGCCACCAGGCCATCGCCGTCCACGACGTCACCGGCGACTGCCGGCCACCCACATCTGACGAGCTCCCCGACCAGCGGTATCTCGCGTACGGAACGTCGATTACCGAGGGTGCAGCGGCGTCGGTCCCTCACACGGACTACGTCACGCACGTCGCGCGGAACTGCGGGTTCGACGCGCTGAACCTCGGCTGCTCCGGGTCCGCGTACTGCGAGACTGCGATGGCCGAACACATCGCCGCCCGCGACGACTGGGACGTGGCGACGCTCACCATCTCGGTGAACATGGCGGCCTCCGGTGGGTTCTCTCCAGGGGAGTTCCACGAACGCGCCGACACGTTCGTCGACACCATCGCGGCCGCCCACCCCGAGAAGCCGATTACGTGCGTGACGCTGTTCCCGTACTTCGACGACGTGACCGAATCGGGCGATGCCGAGCACGCCACGGCGTACCGGGAGACGTTGCGCTCCATCGTCGAGGAATCACCCCACGACAACCTCTCGCTCGTCGAGGGTCCCGAACTGCTGCCACTCTCCGGGCTGGCCGCCGACCTACTCCACCCCGGAGACCACGGCATGAAACGCATCGGCGACGCGCTCTCCCAGCGGCTCGAATACTGA
- a CDS encoding PH domain-containing protein — translation MERLDSRVRLIWFLRVFVGSVVAGAVAAVVTGVVDRVAVSPLLAGGGVFVAFLVLGAVHTVLRYRAWRFEVREDTLYIERGVLVNVRTAVPFVRVQHVDARRGPIERVLGLSSVVVYTAGSRGADVSIPGLVAERADDVQETLRRLAIESEPETGDAGDAV, via the coding sequence ATGGAACGACTCGACTCCCGCGTCCGCCTCATCTGGTTCCTCCGCGTGTTCGTCGGTTCCGTCGTCGCCGGCGCCGTCGCGGCCGTCGTGACGGGGGTCGTCGACCGCGTGGCCGTCTCGCCGCTCCTCGCCGGCGGCGGCGTGTTCGTCGCCTTCCTCGTGCTCGGTGCCGTCCACACCGTCCTCCGGTACCGAGCGTGGCGGTTCGAAGTCCGCGAGGACACCCTCTACATCGAGCGCGGCGTGCTCGTGAACGTCCGCACGGCCGTCCCGTTCGTGCGCGTCCAGCACGTCGACGCGCGCCGCGGCCCGATCGAGCGGGTGCTCGGGTTGAGTAGCGTCGTCGTCTACACCGCCGGGTCGCGCGGGGCGGACGTCTCGATTCCCGGGCTGGTCGCCGAGCGCGCCGACGACGTCCAGGAGACGTTGCGTCGCCTCGCAATCGAGAGCGAGCCCGAGACCGGCGACGCCGGGGATGCAGTGTGA
- a CDS encoding PH domain-containing protein, whose translation MKLHPLSIPVRVVSRAVGIVWAFIFAGFAFAGGDPVLLSGVVVLAVVVLAGLAGYEVAYYRRFDYELTGESLDISSGVFSRREREIPLRRVQNVDVTRSFVARLLGIAVVDVETAGGGGTEANLRFVGGEEADRLQEAIRAKRAALQREAGAEAESEEAEAAASAGGETLFELSDRDLVLYGALSFDPRLASGVVALATFLAPTFGDRISLSGLGIAAVVGFALVAALALWAASAVARIVQFYGFRLRRVGDDLRYERGLLSRHDGTIPLSKLQTVAVEENVLMRRFGFASLAVETAGYAPGSQPSGGSEAAIPIAPREDVLSLAQTLEPFHDFEVERPPERARKRYVRRYLLVGLAVVAAGFLVDQFLTSVPWYAASVLLPLAWPAARLTHRHRGYEVGPDHVVTQGGFWNRSTRIVPYRRIQTVIRRRTVFQQRWRLATVVFDTAGSRSISAGDAAALDRDEDDADSIAVAVRDRVLDVIYERDRE comes from the coding sequence GTGAAACTCCACCCGCTGTCGATTCCCGTCCGCGTCGTCTCGCGCGCCGTCGGCATCGTGTGGGCGTTCATCTTCGCCGGCTTCGCGTTCGCGGGCGGCGATCCGGTGTTGCTCAGCGGCGTCGTCGTGCTCGCGGTCGTGGTGCTCGCCGGGCTCGCGGGCTACGAGGTGGCCTACTACCGCCGCTTCGACTACGAACTCACCGGCGAGAGCCTCGACATTTCCTCGGGGGTGTTCTCGCGGCGCGAGCGCGAGATTCCGCTGCGCCGCGTGCAGAACGTCGACGTCACGCGGTCGTTCGTCGCGCGCCTGCTCGGCATCGCGGTGGTCGACGTGGAGACGGCGGGCGGCGGCGGCACCGAGGCGAACCTGCGGTTCGTCGGCGGCGAGGAAGCCGACCGCCTGCAGGAAGCGATTCGGGCGAAGCGCGCCGCGCTACAGCGGGAGGCGGGCGCAGAGGCCGAATCCGAGGAAGCGGAAGCCGCGGCGTCGGCGGGCGGCGAGACGCTGTTCGAGCTCTCGGACCGCGACCTCGTGCTGTACGGCGCGCTCTCGTTCGACCCGCGGCTGGCCTCGGGCGTGGTCGCGCTCGCGACGTTCCTCGCGCCCACGTTCGGGGACCGCATCTCGCTGTCCGGGCTCGGCATCGCCGCCGTCGTCGGCTTCGCTCTCGTCGCTGCGCTCGCGCTGTGGGCGGCGTCGGCGGTCGCGCGCATCGTCCAGTTCTACGGCTTCCGGCTGCGCCGCGTCGGCGACGACCTGCGCTACGAGCGCGGCCTGCTCTCGCGGCACGACGGCACTATTCCGCTGTCGAAGCTCCAGACCGTCGCCGTCGAGGAGAACGTCCTGATGCGGCGCTTCGGCTTCGCGTCGCTGGCCGTCGAGACCGCGGGCTACGCGCCCGGCAGCCAGCCCAGCGGCGGCTCGGAGGCAGCCATCCCGATTGCGCCCCGCGAGGACGTGCTCTCGCTGGCGCAGACGCTCGAACCGTTCCACGACTTCGAGGTCGAACGGCCGCCCGAGCGCGCCCGCAAGCGCTACGTCCGCCGGTACCTGCTCGTGGGTCTCGCGGTGGTCGCCGCGGGGTTCCTCGTCGACCAGTTCCTCACGAGCGTCCCGTGGTACGCCGCCAGTGTGTTGCTCCCGCTCGCGTGGCCCGCCGCGCGGCTCACGCACCGCCATCGCGGCTACGAAGTCGGCCCGGACCACGTCGTCACGCAGGGCGGATTCTGGAACCGCAGCACGCGCATCGTTCCCTACCGCCGCATCCAGACGGTCATCCGGCGACGGACCGTCTTCCAGCAGCGCTGGCGGCTCGCGACGGTCGTCTTCGACACCGCCGGCTCGCGCTCGATATCGGCGGGTGACGCCGCGGCGCTGGACCGCGACGAGGACGACGCCGACAGCATCGCGGTGGCCGTCCGCGACCGCGTCCTCGACGTCATCTACGAGCGTGACCGGGAGTAG
- the gatE gene encoding Glu-tRNA(Gln) amidotransferase subunit GatE, which produces MTEFDYDELGLVAGLEIHQQLDTATKLFCECPTERREPEAAERTFTRYLHPTRSELGEIDEAALEESKVEREFEYLAYDTTCLVEEDDEPPHRLDEEALGTALEITQLLDMDPVDRAHVMRKVVIDGSNTSGFQRSTLVAHDGEIETSEGSVGIEDLMLEEESAQRVEEREGGVQFSLDRLGIPLVEIGTKPDISTPEQALEAAERIGMLLRSTGKVKRGLGTIRQDVNVSIAEGARVEMKGVQSLDDIDDLVREEVRRQVELVDVADELQDRDASVGDTQDVSDVFAETGSGVIRGALDADGVVYAVPLYGFDGLVGRELQADRRLGTEFSDHAKRHGAGGIFHTDELPAYGVTEDEVEALREAVGAGENDAVAIVADEPSVATGAIDAVAERAETAIEGVPEETRGANDDGTSEYLRPLPGAARMYPETDVPPVDPDPSEVEPPELLTEKVERYQEDYDLDAGLAEQVAYGRRWPLFEERVEAGVDATLAAQTLESTVTELRRDDVPVENLTDDHFRGVLDLVAEGELAQEGVPELLAALAEQPDREAADLAEDLGLGSAGEDEVREAVVEVVERNSGQVEEEGMGAFSGLMGECMGALRGKADGDLVSEVLREEIQKRA; this is translated from the coding sequence ATGACCGAGTTCGACTACGACGAGCTGGGACTCGTCGCCGGGCTGGAAATCCACCAGCAACTGGACACGGCGACGAAGCTGTTCTGCGAGTGCCCGACAGAGCGCCGCGAGCCCGAGGCGGCCGAGCGGACGTTCACGCGCTACCTCCACCCGACGCGCTCGGAGCTCGGGGAGATTGACGAGGCCGCCCTCGAAGAGAGCAAGGTCGAACGGGAGTTCGAGTACCTCGCGTACGACACGACGTGTCTCGTCGAGGAGGACGACGAGCCACCCCACCGCCTCGACGAGGAAGCCCTCGGCACGGCGCTGGAAATCACGCAACTGCTGGACATGGACCCGGTCGACCGCGCGCACGTGATGCGGAAGGTCGTCATCGACGGGTCGAACACGTCGGGCTTCCAGCGGTCGACGCTGGTCGCCCACGACGGCGAAATCGAGACCAGCGAGGGCAGCGTCGGCATCGAGGACCTGATGCTCGAAGAGGAGTCCGCCCAGCGCGTCGAGGAGCGCGAGGGCGGCGTGCAGTTCTCACTGGACCGGCTGGGCATCCCCCTCGTCGAGATTGGCACGAAGCCGGACATCTCGACGCCCGAGCAGGCGCTGGAGGCCGCCGAGCGCATCGGGATGTTGCTGCGCTCGACGGGGAAGGTCAAGCGCGGGCTCGGGACGATTCGCCAGGACGTCAACGTCTCCATCGCGGAGGGCGCGCGCGTGGAAATGAAAGGCGTCCAGAGCCTCGACGACATCGACGACCTCGTGCGCGAGGAGGTCCGGCGGCAGGTCGAACTCGTGGACGTCGCCGACGAACTCCAGGACCGTGACGCCAGCGTCGGCGACACGCAGGACGTCTCCGACGTCTTCGCGGAGACGGGGTCGGGCGTCATCCGGGGTGCGCTGGACGCCGACGGCGTCGTCTACGCGGTCCCCCTGTACGGCTTCGACGGGCTGGTCGGCCGCGAACTGCAGGCGGACCGCCGGCTCGGCACGGAGTTCTCCGACCACGCCAAGCGCCACGGCGCGGGCGGCATCTTCCACACTGACGAACTCCCGGCGTACGGCGTCACCGAGGACGAAGTCGAAGCCCTCCGCGAGGCAGTCGGCGCGGGCGAGAACGATGCGGTCGCTATCGTGGCGGACGAGCCGTCGGTGGCGACGGGCGCTATCGACGCGGTCGCGGAGCGCGCGGAGACGGCCATCGAGGGCGTCCCCGAGGAGACGCGCGGCGCGAACGACGACGGCACGTCGGAGTACCTGCGGCCGCTGCCGGGCGCGGCGCGGATGTACCCCGAGACGGACGTGCCGCCCGTCGACCCCGACCCCTCGGAGGTCGAACCGCCGGAGTTGTTGACCGAGAAGGTCGAGCGGTACCAGGAGGACTACGACCTCGATGCGGGGCTCGCCGAGCAGGTTGCGTACGGTCGGCGGTGGCCGCTGTTCGAGGAGCGGGTCGAGGCCGGCGTGGATGCGACGCTTGCTGCGCAGACGCTGGAGTCGACGGTGACGGAGTTGCGCCGCGACGACGTACCCGTCGAGAATCTCACCGACGACCACTTCCGCGGCGTGCTCGACCTCGTGGCGGAGGGGGAACTCGCCCAGGAGGGGGTTCCGGAGCTGCTGGCGGCGCTGGCCGAGCAGCCCGACCGGGAGGCCGCCGACCTCGCCGAGGACCTCGGGCTCGGCTCCGCGGGCGAGGACGAGGTCCGCGAGGCAGTCGTGGAAGTCGTCGAGCGGAACAGCGGACAGGTCGAGGAGGAAGGAATGGGTGCGTTCTCCGGGCTGATGGGCGAGTGCATGGGCGCGCTCCGCGGGAAGGCGGACGGCGACCTCGTCAGCGAGGTGCTGCGCGAGGAGATTCAGAAGCGCGCGTAG
- a CDS encoding Lrp/AsnC family transcriptional regulator codes for MDERDVRLLKAISDLGTGSPEELHEETDIPVSTIHYRLNNLREQGIVEDDLYDLDLDELGLGVTVVLEVLTSYEGSYEDVGEKISGVEGVTQTFFTMGETDFMVLARLPHSDDVERLISDFEAIPEVDRTNSTFVIARQKDTQRPLQSYELETLLEELADE; via the coding sequence ATGGACGAACGCGACGTACGCCTCCTGAAAGCCATCTCCGACCTCGGGACCGGCAGCCCCGAGGAACTCCACGAGGAGACCGACATCCCCGTCTCCACGATTCACTACCGCCTCAACAATCTCCGCGAGCAAGGCATCGTCGAGGACGACCTCTACGACCTCGACCTCGACGAACTCGGCCTCGGCGTGACTGTCGTCCTCGAAGTCCTGACCTCCTACGAGGGGAGCTACGAGGACGTCGGCGAGAAAATCAGCGGCGTCGAAGGCGTCACGCAGACGTTCTTCACGATGGGCGAGACCGACTTCATGGTGCTCGCACGCCTCCCGCACTCCGACGACGTCGAACGCCTCATCTCCGACTTCGAAGCCATCCCCGAAGTCGACCGCACGAACTCCACGTTCGTCATCGCCCGGCAGAAAGACACCCAGCGCCCGCTCCAGAGCTACGAACTGGAGACGCTTCTCGAAGAGTTAGCCGACGAGTAG
- a CDS encoding DMT family transporter — translation MSYRRPRLGVSPAALMFIALAAIWGTSFPAIEIGLHTVPALSFAAIRYSLAGLIILGYAVYATDRWRPRGTEEWLAVSVAGLLVIAVYHGLLYLGELRVSGAIAAIVVSLSPVLTAGLASVLLDSDVDLVEGLGLLAGFAGVVIVASPGGGGTDLFGVALVFGGAVAFALGAVLARPLSTDLPVETMEAWAMLLGAGVLWIGAGARGESLAGVEWTLPALASLAYLTLVAGCVGFLLYFELLDRIGAAELHLVGYLEPVVAALMAWALLGQVVDSQALAGFAAIFLGFALLERDVLFEAAVTTADAVRSH, via the coding sequence ATGAGCTACCGACGTCCCCGGTTGGGCGTCTCCCCTGCGGCCCTGATGTTCATCGCGCTCGCCGCCATCTGGGGGACTTCGTTCCCAGCCATCGAAATCGGGCTGCACACCGTGCCAGCCCTCTCGTTCGCCGCCATCAGGTACAGCCTCGCAGGCCTCATCATTCTCGGCTACGCCGTCTACGCCACCGACCGCTGGCGGCCCCGCGGCACCGAGGAGTGGCTCGCGGTCAGCGTCGCCGGCCTCCTCGTCATCGCCGTCTACCACGGGTTGCTGTACCTCGGCGAGCTCCGCGTCTCCGGCGCAATCGCCGCCATCGTCGTCAGCCTCTCGCCCGTCCTCACGGCCGGTCTCGCGAGCGTGCTCCTCGACAGCGACGTCGACCTCGTCGAAGGCCTCGGCCTGCTCGCCGGATTCGCCGGCGTCGTCATCGTCGCCTCCCCCGGCGGCGGTGGCACCGACCTGTTCGGCGTCGCACTCGTGTTCGGCGGTGCCGTCGCGTTCGCGCTCGGTGCCGTCCTCGCGCGCCCGCTGTCCACCGACCTCCCCGTCGAGACGATGGAAGCGTGGGCGATGCTGCTCGGCGCCGGCGTCCTCTGGATTGGCGCGGGCGCTCGCGGCGAATCCCTCGCGGGCGTCGAGTGGACGCTCCCCGCGCTCGCCAGCCTCGCGTACCTCACGCTGGTCGCGGGCTGCGTCGGCTTCCTGCTGTACTTCGAGCTGCTCGACCGCATCGGCGCGGCGGAACTCCACCTCGTCGGTTACCTCGAACCCGTCGTCGCCGCGCTGATGGCGTGGGCGCTGCTCGGGCAGGTCGTCGACTCGCAGGCGCTCGCCGGCTTCGCGGCTATCTTCCTCGGGTTCGCGCTGCTCGAACGCGACGTCCTCTTCGAAGCGGCCGTCACCACCGCCGATGCCGTCCGTTCCCACTAG
- a CDS encoding MaoC family dehydratase has protein sequence MTVYFEDLDEGDVLEFGTYDVTEDEIVEFAERYDPQWFHTQPERAREESHFDDLAASGWHTCAIAMRLVVDGHYVDAAGLGALGIEQLRWPNPTVPGDSLSVTVEILEMRRSESDPTRGLVTLNHTVTNQASEVKLEMRPTVMYACRNSG, from the coding sequence GTGACCGTTTACTTCGAAGACCTCGACGAGGGTGACGTCCTCGAATTCGGCACGTACGACGTCACCGAGGACGAAATTGTGGAGTTCGCCGAGCGCTACGACCCGCAGTGGTTCCACACCCAGCCCGAGCGCGCCCGCGAAGAGTCGCATTTCGACGACCTCGCGGCGTCTGGCTGGCACACGTGCGCGATAGCGATGCGACTCGTCGTCGACGGCCACTACGTCGACGCCGCCGGCCTCGGCGCGCTCGGCATCGAGCAACTCCGCTGGCCGAACCCCACGGTCCCGGGTGATTCGCTGTCAGTCACCGTCGAAATCCTGGAGATGCGGCGCTCCGAAAGCGACCCTACCCGTGGCCTCGTCACGCTCAACCACACCGTCACCAACCAGGCCAGCGAGGTCAAACTGGAGATGCGGCCGACCGTGATGTACGCGTGCCGGAACAGCGGGTGA
- a CDS encoding RNA methyltransferase has translation MSKPDVAVVDAKTSGNVGTIARAMKNFGFEDLLLVDPPYLGRDSEAYGFAGQAREDVLPNARELSFEDLTSEFHTVGFTAITNEDATKHVRFPFRTPAELSESLADVESNTALVFGRERVGLTNDELAQIDEVASIPASHDYPVMNLGQAATVALYELRDLAMNETQLPDVERHRAEEESIERFHDHAEDFLAEIDYPEEKRDKAMRMLRRMVGRTHPTGREINTVLGLLRRAENQME, from the coding sequence ATGAGTAAGCCAGACGTCGCCGTCGTGGACGCCAAGACCTCCGGCAACGTCGGCACCATCGCACGAGCGATGAAGAATTTCGGCTTCGAGGACCTCCTGCTCGTGGACCCGCCGTACCTCGGCCGGGACTCGGAAGCCTACGGCTTCGCGGGACAGGCCCGCGAGGACGTGCTCCCGAACGCCCGCGAACTCTCCTTCGAGGACCTCACCTCGGAGTTCCACACCGTCGGCTTCACCGCCATCACGAACGAGGACGCCACCAAGCACGTGCGGTTCCCGTTCCGCACGCCCGCGGAGCTCTCCGAGAGCCTCGCGGACGTCGAGTCGAACACGGCGCTGGTGTTCGGCCGCGAGCGCGTCGGCCTGACGAACGACGAACTCGCGCAAATCGACGAAGTGGCGTCGATTCCCGCCTCCCACGACTACCCGGTGATGAACCTCGGGCAGGCCGCCACCGTCGCGCTGTACGAACTCCGGGACCTCGCGATGAACGAGACCCAGTTGCCGGACGTCGAGCGCCACCGCGCCGAGGAAGAATCCATCGAGCGCTTCCACGACCACGCCGAGGACTTCCTCGCGGAAATCGACTACCCCGAGGAGAAACGCGACAAGGCGATGCGGATGCTCCGCCGCATGGTCGGCCGCACCCACCCGACGGGCCGGGAAATCAACACCGTCCTCGGGCTGCTGCGGCGCGCCGAGAACCAGATGGAGTAG